The nucleotide sequence cttgtagtATCTTTGTGTGGCCATGGTATCAGGGCAATGCTGGTGTCACAGTGTGACTTAGCGAGTATCctctcctatttaattttttgggAGAGTTTGTGGAAGactgtcattatttcttcattaaagaTTTGGTGGAATTCActaatgaagccatctggtcctggctTTTCTTTGTCAGAAGgtcttttgattactgattcagtctacTTACTAGTTGTAggtctatttcttcctgaatcAGTTTGGTTGATCATGTGtatctaggaatttgtccatttcatctaggttgtacAAATTGTTGGTGTGCAATTGTTCACATTATTGTCTTATAATACTTCTTATTTCTGTAAAATTGATAGTAATGtacccatttttatttctataatttgagATTTTggtaatttgagtcttctctcttttttccttagtcaATCTAACTAAGGTTTGTGACTTTTATTGATCTCTTCCTGGGattaacttttggttttgttgattttctccattgttttcttAGTCTCTACTTCATTTATATCTGCCCtaatctttaatatttccttccttctgctagcttttggtttagtttggttttttCCCCTAGTTCCTTAGGTTTAAAGCAaagttattgatttgagatctttcttctttttttaaaatttaaattcaattaattaacatatagtgtaacacccaaaatctttctttttaagagtaGGCATCTATAGCTATAAATTCCCTCTGAATATCACTTTCACTATATCTCAtacattttgatatgttgtgtttttgttcacttttaaatattttctaatttctgttgtgatttcttctctgaccCATTAGTCGTTTAATTTACacacatttgtgaattttctagttttccttttgttattaatttttagtgTCAATTTATTATAATTAGAAAAGATAGTTCATATGACTtcaatcttatttattaatttattgacttgttttgtggcctaccATGTGGTCTATCCAGGACAATATTCCATAcaagtttgagaagaatgtgtatgttATAATGTGGATTGTCCTGTATGTGCTGTTAGATTTAATTGGTTTATGGTGTTGTTCATGTCTGTCCTCTATTTCTTTACTGATCTTCTGTCCgatctatccattattgaaagtggggTATTCAAGTCTCCTATCAGTTTACCAGATTCGCTGTAACAAATATCACAAACTCAGGAGGActtaaaacaaatgtattttcagGACCTCTGaatggcccagtcagttaagcatctgcctttggcttaggtcatgatccaagggtcctgggatagagcccctcatcaggttccctgttcaatgaggagcctgcttctctttctcccagtccccctgctttgCACTTCTATAttctgtcaaataagaaaaaaatcttaaattttaaatgcaaCACACTTCATACAActgatatttcttttaaaaaattttattttctcatagttctagaggtaggaagtccaaaatcaatgtGTCAGCAAGGCCATGCTTTCTCTCATGGCTCTAGTGAGTCTTTCTAGTTTCTTCTTAGTTTCTGGTGTTTGCCAGAAATTTTTGGCATTTATTGGCTTGCAGATCCATTTCTCCAATCTCTGTCTCCATTATTACATGGCATTCTCCCTTTATGTCTCTGaatctctgtttttttgttttgttttgttttttaataaggaTCCAAGCCACTGTGATAGGGCCCACCTGAATCCAGTATGAGCGCATCTTGACCAATAACATCTGTAAAGACTCATTTCCatataaggtcacattcacagataCCAGGGGTTAgatttcaacatatctttttgagAGTCATAATTAAACCCACAACAGGTGGAATCTTACAACGGttgatgacatttaaaaaatgcatacaaaCATTTCTAGATTCAGGATATAGTTTACAAATTGGTGGTATCTAAGATTCTACATAACATATTTCATAATGCGATAATTGCTATGAAGAAAAAGAGTGGCTGACAAGTGTGTGGGAGTATGATTTTAGGTTGAGTGGTCAGAGAAGATTTCCTTATGCAGGTGACATTTAAGTAGAGCATAATTACTTAGAAAGAGCCAGTTATGCAAAATCTGGAGTAAGAGTATTTCAGTCAGCGGGAACAGTAAGTGTAAAAGGCTGGAATTGAAAACAAGCTTGGTATACTTAAGGAATGACAAGAAAACCAGTATAGCTAGTAGGTGGTAAGGAAGAAAGAGGTAGAACAAGATAAGTATAAGGACCTAATAAGCACTTAGTAATTTAAGAGTTGAGATGATGTCATTTCTGAAGGTAGATTGTTCTTAAAAGTTACCCCCAAAGACATGTTAAAAGTCCCACATTTGGTACTATAAGTGAACACTTTCTAGCTTCTATAACACTATTAATCCTTTGATCTTGGTACGTGAACAAGTTCTTGTTGGACTCAATATTTTGGAAACTCATCTCCTTTGTGAATGATTTTAAATCTTTATGTTTTCTGAAAAGTAACTTCTCAACTTtatgaaatgttaaaatattgcCATTTCTTCACTAAAAACCAATGTCTTCCTTATTTCTCTTGAAGATTGGAGCACAGGATTCCGTTCTTAAGCAAAATCCCATTCTAGAAGCAGAGTCTTATTCTCCCAATTTACCAAAAAGGTGAGTACAATCTTACACACCCCAGTGTTGTCTCACTGATGTGATGCTAACAGGAGACCTCTCTGGGGTGTGGTGTTacccttcctttgtttttgtttcagcaGCTTAAAAGAAGCAGAGATGATGAAACAACAGAGCAAACCAAGGCTAAGGGTGAAAAGTGCAGAAGTTTCTTCTTTTGACCTCAGGACTTCTGACAGAAGTGAAAAGGAAAGGTTAGCCTTGCACAGTGGTGAACAGAGTCGTGCTTTTGACCTTTTGGAGCTAAACTGTAGTTGTAACAAAAATGCTGACATAACCACGCATTGGGAGACCAAGGCGTCTCCAATAGCTGGGAAGCCTCTTCAGAAGCATCAGAGTTTAGACTGGAGTGCCATTTTGTTTGGAGCGTGTCCAAATTCTAAAGCTGCCGATATGGCAGGAAGGTATTTTAATTCAAAGGCGCCGATAATACGGACCAAATCAACGCCCTTTGAGCTGATACAACAGACAGACACCGAGGAGTTGGACATCAAGGAAAATGTTTCTTGTTTGGAATCTCAACCCCATAGCTCTCATCTCGAGCAGGCTCAAAAAGTGAGGCACGCTTCTTTGGCAGAACAGAATTACTCACTGCCATCAGACTCTCAGCCCCAAATGTGCAGCGCCTCTGTTGCAAAGGGGCAGGACTCTCAGCCTCTTCGTGTATATTCTTACATGTCTGTAGAAGATCCTTATTTCTTATCATTGTCTCCTAGTAGTGCTGGTTCTAAGATGTCTCTTGATTTACCTGAGAAGCCAGATGGAAACATTTTGCCTTGTTCCTCATTGCCAGCATCTTCTACAaccctcttttcttcttataattcACGTGATTCTTTAGCACTGAGTCCTCCAACCGAATACCCCTCTCCGAACCCAGAGACAGCAGTAGTAGGTaagtttttttttgaagtttatatgGCATTCTAGATTTCACTCGTCTCTATAGAAGATTTGGTTTCTTCTCATGCTCCCCCTtgtctttctcagcttctttctcctccttccttctcctcctcaaagaaataaatcccCAAGGGTTTTCATGATGGGATGAGTTAAAAAATAGCAACATGTAATTGTTGATGAAACAGGCAGCAACGGAGGCAGGCTCTATGCCAGCAAGAGTGTCCCTAAAGAAGGCAATCCCCATTCCTCAGGATGTTTATCAGAGGTCCACAATTCACCCTTGCTAGGCAGAAGTAACTTTcaaagaagcagcagaaaggatTTGATCCACAGCACTGCGTGGTCCCTCAGGACATTTTTGCTCAACCATGTGGctgcactgaactgaacagaTCGTTAAGCATTCAGTTCTCTTCCGCGGGAGTTGGAAGAGGAGGAcctgatttcttcccatccttGCATAATAACGTAGTAGATGAGAACATGCATTTATATGTTGTGTGGGACTGTCATCTTATATTCACCTTTACTTTCATGCTTTTTCACCTTTATTATCCTGGATTTTTGCATATTATccgtattgtttttgttttattgagtgGTTTAAAAGTAAAAGTTCGTATCCTCCTAGAGATAGTTATAATAGCTTGATAGGGAAGAAGGTGAAGAAAAGAGCAAGAGTAACTCTCCAGATATATTATCAGAAGTTTATGAATGACATTTTACCTAAATAggacatagaaaaaaatttttttctataacatGATTTATTGTACAGCGTTTCTTGGTAGATAGATGTGTAGATAGATgtgtagtttgtgtgtgtgtggatgtgtagTTTGTGACAAAAATGTTTTACCTGGATCTGattgcttctttattttatatgctttgatcctgttttataatttaaaggatttttttttaaagttacccaCAATACCTTAAACTTCTCTGAGCGTCATTTTCAAAAGCAAATCTGAGCTTTAGGGATTGTAACATCATTGACATGTGTGCCACCTGGTGGCAGTTTCTTATAACAGCATttgaatttttctataaaaattccGACTTTTTCTGTAGGAAAATAGAAAACCTTGTTATACCATTGttttgtaaaaaggaaaaaaatccatattctTCACTGTAGAATGAAGAAGCGATACTAAAATCTTTAAACTTCAACCTACTCTGTAACTGAGTCCTTGCCACATTTAAAAGTGCTTTATCATGCTTTATTGAATATTGTACATGAAATAAAAGGGTTATATAGAAAATAACTCAAAACTTCCTGAAttaatataatgttttatattctgTTAACTGGTACTGAGTGACTCGGCCAAAACACTTTGGGGTCTTTaaaggaaatagagaataaaTTTTGAACAAGCAGCAAAGCCTCCTGAGTTTGCAAATCAAAATGGGAgaatttactttgcttttttcttgAGTAAAAACATACCAGCTTAAGTATTGTAATGATGCTTGATGGACTTTACTTCAAGATTAGAATATAAGAATTTCCTTTggcaaaaaatcttttttaaaaaatgaggtgcctgagtggcccagtgggttaatcctctgccgtcagctcaggtcatgatctcagggtcctgggatcaaggcccgcatcagcggggagcctgcttcccccctctctctctgcctgcctctctgcctacttgtgatctccctctctctgtcaaaaaaaaaaaaaaaatcttaaaaaaaaaaaaagaatttcctttggtggggcacctgggtggcaccatgggttaagcatccagcgcttggtcttggctcaggtggtgatctcagggtcctgagatcgagcctcaggTACGACTCCATGCTCaccatggggtctgcttgagattttctttccctcccactcatgctcacttgctctttctttctccctcaaataaataaataaatcttaaaaaagaaaaaagaatttcctttggATGTTTCTAATGAAAAATTATGGTTATATTTCTGGCATTTTGGATAGCAGCTTCTCCTAGGATAGATGATGAAGTCCCCCCTCCACTTCCTGAACGGACACCTGAGTCTTTTATTGTGCTGGAGGAAGCTGGTGAGTACCGTTCAGTTAGTGTAAAATAAAGTGGATTAACTAGAATACTTCTCAGGTCCTGTCAATGTTCTGCGTGCATTATTCTGTAAGATTTGCATTATTCTGTAAGAATTTCAacactcctggggcgcctgggtggctcagtggtttaggccactgccttcggctcaggtcatgatctcagggtcctgggatcgagtcccgcatcgggctctctgctcggcagggagcctgcttccctctcactctctctgcttgcctctctgcctacttgtgatctctctctgtcaaataaataaataaaatctttaaaaaaaaaaaaaagaatttcaacacTCCTAAGACTTGGACCATATTTACTTTCAGGAGAATTCCCACTGAATGTTCCCAAATCCTTATCTTCAGCTGAGGAGGCAAAAGTTGGAACATCACTACAATGGAATAGAACATTTGAGTCAAGGACATCCGATGACACTGTGAGACTTAGACCAACTAAGGTCCataacactttttcttttcttttctactcaTCTGGGTTCCACAGACCGAAATTAtacttcttgtatttttaaagcCTATCACTCAACAAATACTAAGCAGTGTTTATACTGCTTATATGTATACTCCTTATACTCATTTACactctttataaaataatgtgCTAGAGGATATGGGGATAAGGCAATGGATAAGACACAAGTCTTGCCCTTATGAAACTTTCAAGTTGGAAGTGACTAAGGAAGGCATAGTGTAAGAGGAAATGTCTGAACTGGTTTCTGAAGTACAgttaaggcaaaaataaattttttataaggTCGTAGCCTGTTCATGTAGTCATTTGGTAGACTGTATCATGTTCTCTGATAATATGTTGTAGAGAacaattttttgaaagacagatGTTAAAGTCCATGCCATTTAAGATAAACTTTTCAGGATAATGCTCCCCACTTTTGGAAGTAAAATTACACTTCAACAATCTgttatatgtttgtatatattctATGAACCAACTACCTTAAAATTTCAGAGATCAGAAAAGTAATTAactaaacaaacattttaaagtgaCTACAACTGCAATGCTAGTAGGcaaatattctttatctttttgattacacttttaatattttgtagttattatagttaataatatgcTCACATGTAATGGTCTTTATCTTAACAACTGCTAGAACCAAGAACAATCACTCCTTTTCCAGTGTTATGAAGTAATTTCAATTTCAAGAATTTACCTCCAGTTAAATTTTCTGGGAAATGTTCTgtaggaaggaaataaattaaaaaaggatcACTTTAGGACCAATTGCCATGACATACAAAAATCACCATAACGTTATGgcagaggatatttgcaaatgatatatttgatcagggattaatatccaaaatatacaaagaatttatacaacttatataaaaaaaacctacataatctgtttttaaaaatggacagaagatatgaatagacgtttttccaaagaagaaatacagatgaccaacagacatgaaaatatgcccatcactaatcatcagggaaatgcaaatcaaaatcacaatgagatatcatctcacaccagttacaatggttaaaaaaaaaaagaaacacaagaaataagtgttggtgagaatgcggggaaaaaggaaccctcatgcactgttggtgggtatgcaaactggtacagccactatggaagatAATacgaaagttcctcaaaaagttaaaaataggattgccatatgatctagtaattccactactggatatttacccaaagaaaacaaaaacactaatttggaaagatatatgcacccctgtgtttactgcaacattatttataacagctaagatatggaagcagcccaggcgCCCATCCATagataataaagaagatatgacatatatatgtatacacacatacacacatatactacacacatacacatcataGGATgttactcggccataaaaagaatgagatcttgccatttgtgacaacatggatgggcctagagggtatcatgttaagtgaaataagtcaaatggagaaagacaaaacaccatatgatttcacttatatgttgaatttaagaaacaaaacaaaggagctaagaaaaaagagacaaacaaaatacCAGGCTCATAAttacagaggacaaactgatggttagcagaaggaggtgggtgggacaTGGGtcaaataggtgaaggggattaagagcacacttattGTGAACAGCACGGAGGAaggtatagaattgttgaatcattacatttgacacccaaaactaatgtaacagtgtatgttaattacacttgaagtttaaaaaaatatttaaaaatttaaaaattcataagatttctttgtataaaagggaaaaattaaatttagagaGAGTAAAACACTATAAGAGTTCAGGATGCCTTTTCATAATTTAGTGTGCTTACAGGAAAAATAAGGTCAACATTTCATGACTGTCTCTATAAGAATATGAAATACACTTTCTAAAATACCTTATATTGCTTAGAGTTTCTAAATTTGTGTACCgattcttctttcactttttccttctttctttcttttagagtgTAAAACTCCGGAGTCCCAAAtcaggtaaaaaaaagaaaaaaacaattcccCCTGGCTTTAGATGACATTTAGCTCTAAGAATTTATACTCTAAGAATGACTCATTAAGTTTAGAGTAATTCACCTAAGGAGATGGCATGGTTCCCATAATAGCTCcactatttattgttttttttcctgattttcccAGGCTAGGAGTTTTGCCTTGTCAAGGGCAAGGAAAACACAGGATTTTAGAATTCTACTCCCTGACATATAATCCTTAAAAACAATTTCAAGTagaattttcttaacattttgcagcatttttattttataggtttTACCATTGTTAGCAGTTTGATTCTTTAGATCTTTACTTGCTATTATTTCTCCAGTACtttgttgctgttctttttttaaagattttatttatttattcgagagagaatgggcgagagagagagagagagagagagaagagagaaggagcagggggagtagcaaaagggagggagaggcagactccccactgagcagggagcccaacatggggcttgattcctgggactccgggatcatgacctgagctgaaggcagatgcttaactgactgagccactgaggggccttgagttttgcttgttttataCACCAAATAACGACATCTACGACTAATATTTATTGGACACATACAGGTATTTTACATACATTAAAGTAGGTGGTAGTTGCCCTTAACATAGTTATTCATATGAACATATTATTCAAATTACATAGGTAGTTTAACATAGCGGTTAAtgagcatgggctttggagtcagaaagactTTAAATCAAATCTTTAGCCTACCAGGAGTTATCAAAATGCATAACCTTGGTTAAATTATATACtttctctattgattttcttCACTTATATTATGAGGATAATAGAACTTGTTTCTTAGAGGGTTTTTGTAAGGGTTGAGTGAGACAATGCATATAAAGCTTTTAACACAGCGATTGTCAAATAATAAGCTCTCATTAAATGTTacttattaccatttttattagaTAATTATTAAATGAGCAATTCCTAAGTAAGTTCTATATGCTTTATACAGTGTTAGGATAGTCAGGATATACAAGAAAAGatactttttaatgtttatattcaaATTAGGTAGGCAAAATTAATACTTACTTGGAACCATTAAATGATAATCCATGTGGACTGATTCTAATCACCAGGAgtctggaaaaaaaggaagtatcaCTGGAGTGGTTAGGAAAGGCTTCACTGAGTAgaggaaagaaatttaagaatatgggtaaacagagaaaaaaagagtgaattcCAGGAGCTGGAATCAGGGTAGCATTGACTTAAAAGGTAGAAATAAGCACGATGAGTATAGAGAAATGGTGAGTAGGTTAATTTAGTTGCAATAGAGAATCTATTCTGGGAACTACGGAAAATAAATTTGGATGAAATGTGGAAAGATTCTGAAGGATTTTAAAGTTAGGCAGATAAAATATCCAGGTCAAGGAAATCTATATATAGAGAAAGCAGATTCGTGGTTGCCAATCTAATCTGCGGGGAATGGGAAATTACTGCTAAGTGGATATAGAGTTTCTTTTTAGGGTGATGAACATGTTTTCgaaatagtggtgatggttgtacaacactGTAAATGTACTGTCAttaattgtaaattttattatgtgtATTCTATCTACATACACAGAGCTAGGCAGAAGAATTTAGATTTAACGCAATAAGTAATAAGCATTGTAGGTTCATCACGGGAGAAATAAAGATGAAAGTCGTATTttaggtggttcagtcgttaagtgtctgcctttggctcaggtcatgatcccaggggcctgggatagagcccggaATCGAGCCcagaatcgggctccctgctcagcgggaagcctgcttctccctctcccactgcctcttcttgtgttccctctttcgctgtctctctgtcaaataaataaaatctttttaaaaaagaaaagaaagtggtatTTTAGGAAGATATTTGGCAGGATATCATTCACTGCAAGTTAGCTTTAGTTCTCAGTGTACTTTCTAACAGCATACTGGAAGATGATAAGCAACTTCACAGtagttatcaaatatttattcagtgcctactatatgccagTTATGATATTAGGTGCTAGAAATAAGGATTGTACTTTACTTTTGCATATCACctggtgtataagaaagaaacaacaaaagaacTTGCTTTAGAGACAAATCCCAAGGCCTAAAGAACCCAAGACCAAAGACAGGTGAAACTCTAGCTCTGAGCcacattttcagttttaaaagacATTAATATGGTATGTAATTATACTCAGCACCGTATAATGAGATTATCATACactctttgtatctttaggactTATATTGTGGGAAAATAGctctattatttaaaattctttatatcATGGAaaattccaaacacattttaagCCTACCATAGCAGCATTATCACGCCAATGGAATTAACAATAATCCcttaatatgattttatataattttctcaaattgcctcaaaaatatctttttacaGTTGGTTTATATGCATCTGGGTTCAAAGTCTACACATTGcatttggtttatatatttgttaagtcttttaaaatttgtaagttttccctcctttttattaTCTCATGCCATTATTTGTAGAAGAGTGTGGATCATTCACAGTCCTAAAGACTGTGAATATtctgaatttttgttgtttatattctcatggttttatttattaacatgttATGCTATACCCAGGATTCTATGTAAAATGGTGGTTAGATCTAGAAGCTTGATTAATTTCAAGTTCAGTTTCTTTGGAAAACTACTTTTCTAAGGGAGTACAAGTTTTTGATGCATCATAGGTTCATTGGCTAAAAAGCTagaacaaaattcttttttttttaagattttatttatttatttgtcagagagagagagagcgagcacaggcagacagagtggcaggcagaggcagagggagaagcaggcttcctgctgagcaaggagcccgatgtggggttcaatcccaggatactgggatcatgacctgagccgaaggcagccgcttaaccaactgagccacccaggcgtccctagaacaACAAAATTCTTGTGGCTCCAGCTGTTGttcagattattt is from Meles meles chromosome 1, mMelMel3.1 paternal haplotype, whole genome shotgun sequence and encodes:
- the PTPN22 gene encoding tyrosine-protein phosphatase non-receptor type 22 isoform X7, whose amino-acid sequence is MTFCFVQQKKCERYWTEPGELPRQVGPFSISCEAENRKSDYIIRTLKAKFNSETRTIYQFHYKNWPDHDVPSSIDPILELIWDVRSYQEDVSVPICIHCSAGCGRTGVICAIDYTWMLLKDGILPENFSVFSLIQEMRTQRPSFVQTQEQYGLVYKAVLELFKRQMDVIRDQHSATEIGAQDSVLKQNPILEAESYSPNLPKSSLKEAEMMKQQSKPRLRVKSAEVSSFDLRTSDRSEKERLALHSGEQSRAFDLLELNCSCNKNADITTHWETKASPIAGKPLQKHQSLDWSAILFGACPNSKAADMAGRYFNSKAPIIRTKSTPFELIQQTDTEELDIKENVSCLESQPHSSHLEQAQKVRHASLAEQNYSLPSDSQPQMCSASVAKGQDSQPLRVYSYMSVEDPYFLSLSPSSAGSKMSLDLPEKPDGNILPCSSLPASSTTLFSSYNSRDSLALSPPTEYPSPNPETAVVAASPRIDDEVPPPLPERTPESFIVLEEAGEFPLNVPKSLSSAEEAKVGTSLQWNRTFESRTSDDTVRLRPTKSVKLRSPKSDLHEDRSSPPPPPLPERTLESFILADEDCIQAQPVKTYSTSCPNTMENSTSSKQTLKTPGKGFTRTKSLKILRNVKKSICNSSPPNKPADSVQSNCSSSFLNFGFANRFSKPKGPRKPPPTWNI